Proteins from a single region of Schistocerca gregaria isolate iqSchGreg1 chromosome 3, iqSchGreg1.2, whole genome shotgun sequence:
- the LOC126354650 gene encoding UDP-glucosyltransferase 2-like has protein sequence MRTTLLLAAACLLTLGDRCLGARILAAVPTPSISHQLPLRTVLLELARRGHQVTFITTHPLHVTTENYTEVDISESYTNFIENFDFNELPDATSPVAFFQVLLDGARYGCEFQFGLTPIKEFLKLEQKYDVFIIEKFGFTCYYGLAHKLGSPPLIGYTSLGATSLIRKTFGSPINPSYIPDYNLGYTDHMTFWQRLYNTYILLRSLDIGQRVLYAREEGELRKYSGPNPPALREIDHNFSLMLVNNHFSVSYPVPNTPNIVELTGLHIQKERKPLPKDVGDFLDGARDGVVYFSLGSNVRSTAMPPERVRAFLDAFAEIPQRVLWKWEADRLPGQPGNVMTAKWLPQQDVLAHPNVRLFITQGGLQSWNEAAYFSVPVIGIPFLGDQIYNVEKMVGLGVGRRLDLKDVTKDSVMEAIQTVLEDKSYQENMKRFSAIYREHQSTSLERAVWWVEYVIRHQGAPHLRSAALDLHWWQLLLLDVIAFILAVAAVAAFVLYKLTRWLLTWLTRPSKLKKQ, from the exons ATGAGGACCACGTTGCTGCTGGCAGCCGCCTGCCTCCTGACACTGGGTGACAGGTGTCTGGGGGCCAGGATCCTGGCAGCTGTGCCAACCCCCTCCATCAGCCACCAGCTGCCACTGAGGACCGTGCTGCTGGAACTGGCCAGGCGGGGCCACCAGGTCACCTTCATCACTACCCACCCACTTCAC GTTACCACTGAAAACTACACTGAGGTTGACATTTCGGAGAGTTATACAAACTTCATAGAAAATTTTGATTTCAATGAACTACCCGATGCAACGTCTCCTGTGGCATTTTTTCAAGTGCTTCTTGACGGGGCGAGATATGGCTGCGAGTTTCAGTTTGGTTTGACGCCTATTAAAGAATTCTTGAA ATTGGAGCAGAAGTATGATGTGTTCATTATAGAGAAATTCGGCTTCACTTGCTATTATGGCTTAGCGCACAAATTGGGATCTCCACCATTAATTGGATACACTTCTCTTGGAGCTACGTCACTTATTCGGAAGACCTTCGGCAGTCCAATTAATCCTTCTTACATTCCTGACTACAATCTTGGATACACGGACCATATGACCTTCTGGCAGAGACTGTACAACACTTACATCTTACTGCGATCGCTGGATATTGGGCAGAGAGTTTTGTATGCAAGAGAGGAAGGGGAACTCAGGAAGTATTCCGGTCCGAACCCACCTGCCCTGAGGGAAATAGATCACAATTTCAGCCTCATGTTGGTCAACAATCACTTCAGCGTGAGCTACCCTGTGCCGAACACGCCAAATATCGTCGAATTAACTGGACTCCACATCCAGAAGGAGAGGAAGCCGCTGCCAAAG GATGTGGGAGATTTCCTGGACGGCGCGAGGGACGGTGTGGTGTACTTCAGTCTGGGCTCCAATGTGCGAAGCACCGCCATGCCTCCAGAGAGAGTCCGCGCCTTCCTGGACGCTTTCGCTGAAATCCCGCAGCGCGTGCTCTGGAAATGGGAAGCTGATCGCCTGCCCGGTCAGCCCGGCAACGTGATGACCGCCAAGTGGCTGCCGCAGCAGGACGTGCTGG CTCACCCGAATGTACGCCTCTTCATCACTCAGGGAGGACTGCAGAGTTGGAACGAGGCAGCTTATTTCTCTGTGCCCGTCATTGGGATACCTTTCCTAGGAGACCAGATCTACAATGTTGAAAAGATGGTCGGTTTAGGCGTCGGACGAAGGCTGGATTTAAAAGACGTCACCAAAGACAGTGTGATGGAAGCCATACAGACAGTTCTGGAAGACAAGAG CTACCAGGAGAACATGAAGCGCTTCTCAGCCATCTACCGGGAGCACCAGAGCACGTCCCTGGAGAGGGCGGTGTGGTGGGTGGAGTACGTGATCCGCCACCAGGGGGCCCCTCACCTGCGCAGCGCAGCCCTCGACCTGCACTGGTGGCAGCTGCTGCTGCTCGACGTCATAGCCTTCATACTGGCTGTGGCGGCCGTGGCGGCGTTTGTCCTCTACAAGCTGACTCGGTGGCTGCTCACGTGGCTCACTCGACCCAGCAAACTGAAGAAACAGTGA